TCGTTTATCCAGTTTGGATCTGTCCGTATACTTATTTATCACTACgtctaaaatttgtaaaaaaaaaaaaatcactttaaattattactttGAACCCACTCTACATATATTCGATTCTCACAATAAAGATATTTCTATATAAATCTTCAATTTACAGACTCTTTCGCTGACACTGGCAGCACTGGCATCCGCGGATATTTCTCTCCGAAATGGCTACAATTAccaagtgcaacaacaaccactgtTTAACGATGCCCAACAACCATTGATCTCGCACTTAATCAACTCGCTatcccaacaacaacagctgaaGCAACAACAGCCGCAACACCTGCCAGGTAGCATTCACAACCCGATGCAAATAACTCAACCCAGTCAACAATATCCGCCGCCTTTGCAACAATCAAGACGGCCTTTATTACCGCAACAACAATTGTCGTCACTGCCaccacaacaacagctgcaAACACTGCCGCATATACAGTCACtgccaccacaacaacaagtacaatCACTACCGCTACAGCAGCCCCTCGGACGTTTGACACAGCATCCAGCAGCATTACCGATGCCATCTAACTTCCCATTGCCTATTGCACCTGTGAACGCTATCAAGCAGTCACGCCGCTTGCGATCACGCGTGAAAGTGCCAAAGAAGGCTATAGTCACCAAGAGTTTCTTCATACACTCAGCACCCGAGGAGAATGAGGAGGAGGTTCAGGATGAACTCAATCAATTGGCCGCTCAACCACGCAAACACTACAATGTACTGTTCGTGAAGACACCAGCGCAAACCAGTAAGGCTGCGGCTGTCAATCTGGCCAAGGCGTTGAACGAGGAAAAGACTGTTGTGTATGTATTGTCGAAGAAGACCTCAGCCGCTGACTTGCAGGATGCCATACAAGAGGCGCCACAACACATTAACAAACCCGAAgtgtttttcattaaatatcgCACACCCGAGGAGGCGGCCAATGCACAGCGACAAATCCAATCGCAATACGACAGTTTGGGTGGTACCTCCACCATTACCGATGAAGGTTTAGCGCCAGTCACATCGGTTGTGGGCTCACTCGATGCATCCGAGGAGGAAGATGTGGAAGACGAGCAGCAGTTGGTTCAACAACAGCCGGCAGCTCAAGATGGTTCATACGAAGATCAGTTTCCGAATGCCATCAATCCACCAGCCAGTGGTCAGTACTTACCACCCCTGAATCAGTACTAAAAATCTTCATTTTGCTAATGAATGCTTCATGTTAGTTGTTATGAATTTATGTGAGAGAGTTAAAGAAATCAATCCATAACTTTCGTTTGTTAATCTAGTTTTAAGTTTGTAGAAAATTAAGTGCccatttgcaaataaaattaaccTTCCCGtagatattattaaaaaaaatatttggagtgGCTTAATCATTTTTAAGTTGAATAGTTTTATTTAACACTCTCAGCAGCGTTT
The sequence above is drawn from the Bactrocera tryoni isolate S06 chromosome 1, CSIRO_BtryS06_freeze2, whole genome shotgun sequence genome and encodes:
- the LOC120767046 gene encoding bromodomain-containing protein DDB_G0280777 — translated: MKIFVTLSLTLAALASADISLRNGYNYQVQQQPLFNDAQQPLISHLINSLSQQQQLKQQQPQHLPGSIHNPMQITQPSQQYPPPLQQSRRPLLPQQQLSSLPPQQQLQTLPHIQSLPPQQQVQSLPLQQPLGRLTQHPAALPMPSNFPLPIAPVNAIKQSRRLRSRVKVPKKAIVTKSFFIHSAPEENEEEVQDELNQLAAQPRKHYNVLFVKTPAQTSKAAAVNLAKALNEEKTVVYVLSKKTSAADLQDAIQEAPQHINKPEVFFIKYRTPEEAANAQRQIQSQYDSLGGTSTITDEGLAPVTSVVGSLDASEEEDVEDEQQLVQQQPAAQDGSYEDQFPNAINPPASGQYLPPLNQY